The following is a genomic window from Solidesulfovibrio fructosivorans JJ].
CCCTGGCCGAGCCCGGACGCCCGGCCGAGACCGTGGCCCGCATCGCCCGCCAGGAAGAAGCCGACGAAATCTACCTGGGCAGCCGGGGCAAAGACGATGTGGAAAAGCTGCTGCTCGGCAGCGTGTCCACCCGACTCGTCCAGATCGCGCCCTGCACCGTGATCGTGGTGCGCTGAGCCTCAGGCCTCGTCGCGAAGCCCTTGGTGGCCGCGCAGGCGGCACATGAGCGCCTCGGACAGCCAGATGCCGACGAAAACGCCGAGCGCATTGGCCACGGCGTCGCCCAGGCTGGCCGAGCGTCCCGGCACGAACGACTGGCCCCACTCCAAAAGACAACCCAGGCCGATCATGGCGTAGGCGGCGGCCCGGGCGCGCCCGCCACGGACAAATCCCCACAGCGGCAGCCCCCCGAGCCAGGCGTAGGTCGCGGCATGGTAGAGCTTGTCCGCGTTCCAGAAATCGATCGGCAGCTCCAGGCGCGGCAGAAGCGACACGGAGATCGTGGCGGCCACGGAAACGAGCCATACGGCCAGGACCACCCTGCGGAAAAGCGGCGTTTCGATCATACAGGTTCCTACCGGGGAAAACCTTTCTTGCGGAAAGGTTCTTCCCCCGGGCCCCTTTCCAAAGATTCTTTATAGTAACAGGGTGTTACCGTCAGTCCTCTGCAACGGGGAAAAATTGGGGAAGGAGAGCGCGCGGAAAGGGGAAAGAATCCTTTTCAAAAGTTCCCCCTCTCGCAGCATCCCGAACCTACCCGCGCTCCCGGCAAAAGACCAGCACGGCGGGTGATGGGTATGGGGCGAATTTTTCGCCCGCTCTCCGTTCAAGAAAGTCCGCCAAAACAGCGCGCTTCGCCCGTATCCGGCTTCGAGCGCACCGGGCCTCCCTTGGGTGGGATTATTTTTCGCCTTCATGAGCGCCAGAGGGATTATTTTACGCCTGATTGTTATCTCCAGCAGCCGGATATTTCCTCTAATTGTTTTATATAAAAGACGTTCCATTTCCGGCATGATTCATGCTAAATACCCGGCGAGGTTTCGCCATGTCGGATGTTTCGTCAACCAGCAACACGCCCCGCCGTTGTCCCCGCGTCTGTCTGGCCTGCCACGGGCAGCGCCTGGCCACGCTCCTGGAAACGGCTACCACCATGCGCTTGTTTCGCTTCGAGGCGAAGGGCATCGTGGAGGAAGCCGTCTGGGCCATGCCCGACGAGGGCTTGCCCGGACTGGCCCTGCTTTTGGCCAGGGCGGGCGTGGCCTTGCTCGTATGCGGCGGGGCGACGTGTTGCTGTCTCAGACATTTTTCCCGGCGCGGCGTCGCCGTGGCTCCGTGGATCGCGGGCGAGGTGCCCGCGGTCCTCGACGCCCTGCGCCAAAACCGTCTGGAAACCCTGCTCGCGCCGGGCGCTCGCCAGGCCCTGGAGGCGTCGCGGCGCGGGGGCACCAAAATACAACGTCTGGAGAGCGAATCATCATGAACGAACAAGGGTTGCACGACTTGAACGAGGAAATCAAAAAGAAACCGCCCACCGGCTTCGACAAGGTCAAGGCCGTGGTGGTGGTGCTCTCTGGCAAAGGCGGCGTGGGCAAATCCACGGTGTCGGCCAATCTGGCCGCCGGGCTGGCCATGGAAGGCAAGCGCACGGGGCTCCTCGACGTGGACGTCCACGGCCCGAGCATCCCCCGCCTGCTCAAGCTCACCGGCAACCGACCCGGCATGCAGGAAAACCGCCTGCTC
Proteins encoded in this region:
- a CDS encoding VanZ family protein, with the translated sequence MIETPLFRRVVLAVWLVSVAATISVSLLPRLELPIDFWNADKLYHAATYAWLGGLPLWGFVRGGRARAAAYAMIGLGCLLEWGQSFVPGRSASLGDAVANALGVFVGIWLSEALMCRLRGHQGLRDEA